CCAGTTACTACTTTGATCTTCTCTATATCTATTCCAGCTTTCCAGCGAAGACCGAGCATCAACATCTCAAGGCCTATCTCCTGTAAATCAAGTTCTTCGGTTTTCTCAACAGGGGATCTATCATGCTCAATCAGGTTGAGATATTCATCAATCTCGCATACATTCCAGCTTCTGGTTCTTTTTCCATCGAAGCTGTGAGCTGATGGCCCAAGGCCGATGTACGGGATCCTGTTCCAGTACGAACTGTTATGCCTGGATATGCTCTCATCACCTCTCGCATAATTTGATACTTCATAATGTATGTATCCGGCTTCTTTCAGGTATTCATCCGCCAGGAAGTACATTTCCCTGCAATGTTCCTCTTTCGGCTTCGATAATTCCCCTTTATTGACTAAACCAGCAATCGGCGTATCATTCTCTATCGACAGTTCGTAGCAGGAGATGTGCTCGGGCGATAATTCAATAGCCTTCTTAAGGTTACTGTGCCAGTTATCCGGAGTCTGCCTGGGAACCCCGTACATGAGATCTATTCCAATATTCTGAAATCCTGCATCACGAGCCTGATTGAAAGTTAGAATTGCCTGATCCGGGCTGTGAATTCTTCCCAGTGTTTTAAGTTCGCTGGAATCGAAGGACTGTATCCCTATACTCAGTCTGTTGAAACCAGCTTTTCTGTATTCTGCGAGAACACCAGGTAATACCGCTCCTGGATTTGTTTCAATTGTCATTTCAAGAACATCTGATGTGTTGGCAATCTCATCGAGAGTACTGAGAAAACGGTTCCAGAACTCGGGGGGTAGAATAGTCGGTGTACCTCCACCGGCATATACCGTTCCAATATTGACTCCCCGGGTTTTCCGCTCCATTTCGGCATAGAGCGCGGAACGGAACCTGGTCATGAGAACCTCATCACGCTCGATGGAGTAAAATGAACAGTAAGAACACTTCCTTACGCAGAATGGAACATGGATGTAGAGACCAGTGGAATTCATATTAATTCTCATCCTCTGTATGATCAACTCCGAGCCGTTTAAGAAGTTTTTTCAATGGTTCGAAATGACTACCCTTCCAGTATATCTTATCGCATTCACAGCACTTTTTGAACTCATTGTAGTATTTCTTTGTCAGCGGTTCCAGCCGATTTATGATTTCCTTTTTATCAACAGTTTCAAGAAATGCCCCACAATCAGGACACCTTGTGAATGGTTTGATGTTCTCCCTCAGATCCAGTCTTTCAAGGATCTCACGAGCCTGTTCCTCAGGATCCTGGCTGTGAAGATAACATCCATGCGTTACGATACTTCTTTTCAAAAGCATCGTGTCCCTGGTAAGGAGGATTCTGTTTTCCTTGGCAGAAATATCTGCGAGATCTTCATCGGGAATGTTTCCGGGAAACCAGGCATCGAATCCAAGGAGCCGGAGGATCAGAGCAAGTTTTCCAAGATGCACATCGAGAACGAATCGTGTTTTCCGGAGAGGTTCCGGTCGGAGTTTCACAAGCGGTGTGATATCAAGACTCTCGAATACGGGATAAACACTGATTCTGTCACCAGGGCTAACTGTGCAATTGAAATCAACTGATTTGCCGTTAAGAAGGATTATCTCAATCTCGGTATGCGGGATTCCTGCTGATTCAATGAGGTGTTTCAAAGAAAACCCACCGTTCAGCGGGTAGATGAATTCTTTCTGTCGCCATTTTTTCGGAAGAAAGTTATTCAGCTCGGCATAGACCCGGACGGTAACGAATCCTTGCTTGCTCTCAGGGTCGTTCATCTTTTCTCCAGTGCCCTTCACTTCGAAACCCGAACAGATCTAGTCCTCCCGGCGGAGAACAGCGAGGAAAGCTTTCTGTGGAATCGCGACACTGCCGACCATTTTCATCCGTTTTTTGCCGGCTTTCTGCTTTTCAAGAAGTTTGCGTTTACGTGTAATATCCCCGCCGTAGCATTTGGCAGTAACGTCTTTTCTCAAAGCTGTTATAGTCTCCCTTGAAATAATCTGTCCACCTATTGCGCCCTGTATGGGTATCTTGAACTGCTGTCGCGGTATCTCTTCCCTCAGATTCTTGCATGCGTTGACCGCCCATGGGCGAGCCCTGTTACGGTGTACAAGCATTGATAGAGCATCGACCTTTTCATGGTTAACAAGTATGTCAACCTTTACAAGGTCACTGCGCCTGTACCCAGCCGGTTCGTAATCGAAGGATCCGTACCCCTGGGTCACGGACTTGAGTTTATCGTAAAAGTCGTACACAACTTCCCCCAGTGGGAGGTCTGCTTTGATCTCCACCCGATTCTTGCCAACGTAGGTATTCGAGTAGTTCTCCCCACGCCTGTCCAGAATTA
This genomic window from Candidatus Aegiribacteria sp. contains:
- the hemW gene encoding radical SAM family heme chaperone HemW; protein product: MNSTGLYIHVPFCVRKCSYCSFYSIERDEVLMTRFRSALYAEMERKTRGVNIGTVYAGGGTPTILPPEFWNRFLSTLDEIANTSDVLEMTIETNPGAVLPGVLAEYRKAGFNRLSIGIQSFDSSELKTLGRIHSPDQAILTFNQARDAGFQNIGIDLMYGVPRQTPDNWHSNLKKAIELSPEHISCYELSIENDTPIAGLVNKGELSKPKEEHCREMYFLADEYLKEAGYIHYEVSNYARGDESISRHNSSYWNRIPYIGLGPSAHSFDGKRTRSWNVCEIDEYLNLIEHDRSPVEKTEELDLQEIGLEMLMLGLRWKAGIDIEKIKVVTGLQVNEQYLDCMIRSGKVQVSDSRILPTIEGMLFADGDAANLIL
- a CDS encoding Mut7-C ubiquitin/RNAse domain-containing protein, giving the protein MNDPESKQGFVTVRVYAELNNFLPKKWRQKEFIYPLNGGFSLKHLIESAGIPHTEIEIILLNGKSVDFNCTVSPGDRISVYPVFESLDITPLVKLRPEPLRKTRFVLDVHLGKLALILRLLGFDAWFPGNIPDEDLADISAKENRILLTRDTMLLKRSIVTHGCYLHSQDPEEQAREILERLDLRENIKPFTRCPDCGAFLETVDKKEIINRLEPLTKKYYNEFKKCCECDKIYWKGSHFEPLKKLLKRLGVDHTEDEN